TACCAGATTTACTTTTACCTGAAGTGAGTAATTTTTTGTTACATCCAGGGTGGCTAGTGGGAACTGCTGTTGTCGATTCCGAGGTAAAAATTTGCACAAACTGGCAACCAGAAAACATAGAACAAGAATTGACAACTCAAGGGGAAAGCATTCATAATTTAAGGAAACAAGCCAAACGTGTGCGTTACCAAATGGAGTTATTTAGTGACTTATATGGTGAGTCTTACGCGGCTTATGTTGGAGAAGTGAAAAGCATCCAAGACATATTAGGAAATATGCAAGATAGTGTAGTTATGGGTGAGTGGCTTGCAGAGATATTCAAATCAGAAATTGATGCTGATCTGCCAACCCTTGCTACTGTATTAAAGGAAAATCGTTATCAGTTTTGGCAGCAATGGCAACCGTTGCAAGAGCGCTATTTGCAAGCTGAACACCGACACAATTTTCATTTAACAATACTCAACTCCATGCCATTAAATAATCATCTTAGCGGCGAGTAGATAAGCTGATAGGAGCCTCAAGGGATAACACATAAATACTACTTTGGGGAATCTGCACAACACGGGTATTTTCTGGCGAACCTAAGCCAGTGAGGAACCCCACAATGCTGCCCAGCATTGCACCCCGGTCAAACTGTTTTGGATCACCTTGGCTGAAAAAGCCCAAAGTATCCCCACCAATTTGGCTCCAAATTGAACTATTTTCCACAGCTTTATCATTAGCTCGTTTGTAGGTAATAGTAGTACCGGGAATTGTTTGACTCGATGCTTTAATAGAAACAATTCGACCATTAATTACCAAAGATTGAGCGACAATTTTCACACCCCCGTCTGTAGGTTTGAGGTTAATAGTTACAGGGGCATTTTTAGGCACTATAATATTACCTTGATTATCTTCAATAGCATTAGTTAAAGGAACGGTGAGAGGATAAGCCTTGCTTTGCCCAACATCAATAGTCACGGATGCTGGAAATTTGACAA
The window above is part of the Nodularia spumigena CCY9414 genome. Proteins encoded here:
- a CDS encoding CHAD domain-containing protein, with translation MTLSVKTPIKSLKDYAYQAIQQHLKKTVKWEKQVKKDEDPEALHQMRVGMRRLRTAISRFNLVLDLPQPASDKKIGKIARLLGNLRDIDVLKETLVNRYQPHLPQKEQKVLQTAFDALDKQREKALFKTQTTLQSEAYKSLKQALKVWLDKPIYQPLASLPIQQVLPDLLLPEVSNFLLHPGWLVGTAVVDSEVKICTNWQPENIEQELTTQGESIHNLRKQAKRVRYQMELFSDLYGESYAAYVGEVKSIQDILGNMQDSVVMGEWLAEIFKSEIDADLPTLATVLKENRYQFWQQWQPLQERYLQAEHRHNFHLTILNSMPLNNHLSGE